A single window of Pungitius pungitius chromosome 20, fPunPun2.1, whole genome shotgun sequence DNA harbors:
- the LOC134107861 gene encoding uncharacterized protein LOC134107861, producing MSSPEFIVYTDSELEQVRRAYFEQKRMGTENIVELSKELFCRLIRNTMCNMIAIARATEDARYPTKPEVNAMAKRLVEYYPMVQHWEYVAKKLMKRLSNVKSPKKAVPPAKKQRQEIEEMTTSDYDGDSSASTVILQQSPVRASTPVQHLNNSGSGDVLDSQKTQARHYTTLQQMCRSNKPNKASVTHLLNLEFESRRLFITSDTLKEQDRPSKILEAYSCFKDLDHVSKSRRIKFLPFCIAFDTDLGP from the exons ATGTCCAGCCCGGAATTCATAGTTTACACAGACAGTGAACTTGAACAGGTGCGACGTGCCTACTTTGAGCAGAAACGGATGGGGACTGAGAACATTGTGGAGTTATCTAAGGAGCTCTTCTGCCGGCTCATAAGAAACACCATGTGTAATATGATCGCAATTGCAAGAGCTACAGAAGATGCCAGATATCCCACCAAACCAGAGGTCAATGCCATGGCAAAGCGGTTGGTGGAGTATTATCCGATGGTACAACACTgg GAGTATGTTGCCAAAAAGCTCATGAAGaggctttcaaatgtaaaaagccCAAAGAAGGCTGTTCCTCCTGCAAAGAAACAACGGCAGGAAATCGAGGAAATGACAACGAGTGACTACGACGGGGATTCGAGTGCTTCTACGGTCATTCTTCAGCAGTCCCCAGTCAGAGCCAGCACCCCAGTTCAACACCTGAATAACA gtGGTTCGGGCGACGTCCTAGACAGCCAGAAAACCCAGGCAAGGCACTACACGACACTGCAACAGATGTGCCGGTCCAACAAGCCAAACAAAGCTTCAGTAACCCATTTGCTGAACTTGGAGTTTGAGTCAAGAAGACTCTTCATAACCTCTGACACTCTAAAGGAGCAAGACCGACCCAGCAAGATTCTGGAGGCCTATTCTTGTTTCAAAGACTTGGATCATGTAAGTAAATCCCGTCGTATCAAGTTTCTACCTTTTTGTATAGCTTTCGATACAGATTTGGGGCCATAA